The following are encoded in a window of Numida meleagris isolate 19003 breed g44 Domestic line chromosome 9, NumMel1.0, whole genome shotgun sequence genomic DNA:
- the OTUD7A gene encoding OTU domain-containing protein 7A isoform X3 produces the protein MPSSQSASLTAASCLAASLNDHMTLDMDAVLSDFVRSTGAEPGLARDLLEGKNWDLTAALSDYEQLRQVHTANLPQVFNEGKYCKQPEPEQPPQVTKAERPCLQRQDDIAQEKRLSRGISHASSAIVSLARSHVANECSNEQFPLEMPIYTFQLPDLSVYSEDFRSFIERDLIEQATMVALEQAGRLNWWSTVCTSCKRLLPLATTGDGNCLLHAASLGMWGFHDRDLVLRKALYTMMRSGAEREALKRRWRWQQTQQNKESGLVYTEEEWEREWNELLKLASSEPRTHFSKNGGTGGGVDNSEDPVYESLEEFHVFVLAHILRRPIVVVADTMLRDSGGEAFAPIPFGGIYLPLEVLPNRCHCSPLVLAYDQAHFSALVSMEQKDQQREQAVIPLTDSEHKLLPLHFAVDPGKDWEWGKDDNDNTRLANLILSLEAKLNLLHSYMNVTWIRIPSETRFHPEAVDTASEKGEAKLSCNCKL, from the exons ATGCCTTCTAGTCAGTCGGCGAGTCTTACTGCTGCCTCATGCCTGGCAGCATCTCTGAATGATCACATGACTCTTGATATGGATGCAGTCCTGTCAGACTTTGTTCGGTCCACGGGGGCAGAACCAGGTCTGGCCAGAGACTTACTAGAAG GCAAAAACTGGGACTTGACAGCAGCTTTGAGTGACTATGAGCAGCTCCGGCAGGTGCACACTGCCAACCTGCCGCAGGTGTTCAACGAGGGCAAGTACTGCAAGCAGCCCGAGCCCGAGCAGCCCCCTCAGGTGACAAAGGCCGagcggccctgcctgcagcgGCAGGATGACATCGCTCAAG AAAAGCGGCTTTCCAGAGGCATTTCTCATGCCAGCTCAGCCATAGTCTCTCTTGCTCGATCACATGTAGCAAATGAATGCAGCAATGAACAGTTTCCTTTGGAGATGCCCATCTACACATTCCAGCTACCAGACCTTAGTGTGTACAGTGAAGATTTCAGAAGCTTCATTGAACGTGACTTAATTGAGCAGGCAACAATGGTTGCTTTGGAGCAAGCAG gaCGATTGAACTGGTGGTCCACAGTGTGTACAAGCTGCAAACGTCTTCTTCCCTTGGCTACAACGGGTGATGGAAACTGCCTCCTGCATGCTGCCTCTTTAG GAATGTGGGGATTTCATGACCGGGATCTTGTTTTACGGAAGGCGCTCTACACTATGATGAGAAGTGGAGCTGAAAGGGAAGCACTGAAAAGAAGGTGGAGATGGCAACAGACCCAGCAGAATAAAGAG TCAGGTTTAGTGTATACAGAAGAAGAATGGGAACGGGAGTGGAACGAACTGCTTAAGCTGGCATCAAGTGAGCCTCGCAcacatttcagcaaaaatgGAGGCACTGGTGGTGG AGTTGATAATTCAGAAGATCCAGTGTATGAGAGCTTGGAAGAGTTCCACGTTTTTGTCTTGGCCCACATTTTAAGACGACCTATTGTTGTAGTAGCAGACACAATGTTACGAGACTCTGGTGGAGAAG catttGCACCTATACCATTTGGAGGAATTTATTTGCCACTTGAAGTTCTACCTAACAGGTGCCATTGCTCACCTCTGGTTCTAGCCTATGATCAGGCACATTTCTCTGCTCTTGTTTCCATGGAACAAAAAGATCAACAGAGAGAGCAAG CGGTGATCCCCCTGACTGACTCTGAACACAAGCTACTGCCTTTGCACTTTGCGGTCGATCCTGGGAAAGACTGGGAGTGGGGAAAAGATGACAATGACAACACCAGACTGGCCAA TTTGATTCTGTCTCTTGAGGCAAAACTTAATCTTCTACACAGCTATATGAATGTAACATGGATACGCATACCGTCTGAAACACGG TTTCACCCTGAAGCGGTAGACACCGcatcagaaaaaggagaggcAAAATTGTCCTGTAATTGTAAGCTGTGA